A single window of Streptomyces griseoviridis DNA harbors:
- a CDS encoding tetratricopeptide repeat protein, with protein sequence MPIPEDVTGEEIDKDVKQELQSLPKTLAEDVAKNLVMVARLIDEDPEAAYAYSKVALRLASRVAAVREAGGFAAYANQKYSEALAEFRAARRMTGGVELWPVMADCERGLGRPEKALDMAGAAEVHKLDKAGQVEMRLVAAGARRDMDQLDAAIVTLQSPELASHSIQPWTARLRYAYADALLAAGRNGEAREWFAKAVEADRDSSTDASDRLAELDGVEFVDALVEDDEDAIDTVNPVNTLDEVDEVDHVDDDEVDAIEDGDDVDDVDDDSDDVDGVDEVDDVKADDVKVDKDVDDKD encoded by the coding sequence CTGCCGATCCCCGAGGACGTCACCGGCGAGGAGATCGACAAGGACGTCAAGCAGGAGCTCCAGAGCCTGCCCAAGACCCTTGCCGAGGACGTCGCCAAGAACCTGGTGATGGTCGCCCGGCTCATCGACGAGGACCCCGAAGCCGCCTACGCCTACTCCAAGGTCGCCCTGCGGCTCGCGTCCCGTGTCGCCGCCGTCCGCGAGGCCGGTGGGTTCGCGGCGTACGCCAACCAGAAGTACTCCGAGGCGCTCGCCGAGTTCCGGGCGGCGCGCCGGATGACCGGCGGTGTCGAGCTGTGGCCCGTCATGGCGGACTGCGAGCGTGGGCTCGGGCGTCCGGAGAAGGCCCTGGACATGGCGGGCGCCGCCGAGGTGCACAAGCTGGACAAGGCAGGCCAGGTCGAGATGCGGCTCGTCGCCGCCGGCGCCCGGCGTGACATGGACCAGCTCGACGCGGCCATCGTCACCCTCCAGAGCCCGGAGCTTGCCTCCCACTCCATCCAGCCGTGGACCGCGCGACTGCGGTACGCCTACGCGGACGCGCTCCTCGCGGCCGGCCGCAACGGCGAGGCCCGGGAGTGGTTCGCGAAGGCCGTCGAGGCCGACCGTGACAGCAGCACCGACGCCTCCGACCGGCTCGCCGAACTGGACGGTGTCGAGTTCGTCGACGCCCTTGTCGAGGACGACGAGGACGCCATCGACACCGTCAACCCCGTCAACACTCTCGATGAGGTTGACGAGGTTGACCACGTTGACGATGACGAGGTTGACGCCATCGAAGACGGCGACGACGTTGATGACGTTGACGACGACAGCGATGACGTTGACGGCGTTGATGAGGTCGACGACGTCAAGGCCGACGACGTCAAGGTCGACAAGGACGTTGACGACAAGGACTGA